Proteins encoded by one window of Arachis hypogaea cultivar Tifrunner chromosome 1, arahy.Tifrunner.gnm2.J5K5, whole genome shotgun sequence:
- the LOC112802727 gene encoding putative glucuronosyltransferase PGSIP8 translates to MEGWGNGRSNARWLVLLLVVVAVVCAEKKNENKNAYATMMYVGTPRDYEFYIAVRVLLRSLAKLRVQADLVVIASIDVPPRWIRAFEKEDGAKVVRVENFENPYKHQDNFDKRFKLSLNKLYAWNLVEYDRVVMLDADNLFLQRTDELFQCGQFCAVFINPCVFHTGLFVLQPSSAVFKDMVHELQNGRENPDGADQGFIASYFPELLYRPMFLPNPNGSKLQGTYRLPLGYQMDASYYYLKLRWSIPCGPNSVITFPGAPWLKPWYWWSWPVLPLGLQWHEQRRQTLGYAAEMAVVFIQSAIYIGLIAMTRLARPSLSKLCYRRFDKSVIVVQSILKLVALWTILAAYTTPFFIIPHTIHPLLGWALYILSVFALCSIATNAFLLPMLPVVTPLLGIVGSLMVMAFPWYPDGVVRALCVFAYAFCAAPVLWSCIVRIMAGLQVSLEREAFMPRLGESSPPSWFNKLY, encoded by the exons ATGGAAGGTTGGGGAAATGGTAGGAGTAATGCGAGATGGTTAGTGTTACTGTtagtggtggtggcggtggtgtGTGCGGAGAAGAAGAACGAGAATAAGAATGCATATGCGACTATGATGTACGTGGGGACTCCAAGGGACTATGAATTCTACATAGCGGTGCGTGTTCTTCTCAGATCACTCGCTAAGCTTCGTGTGCAAGCTGATCTTGTTGTCATTGCTTCCATTGATGTTCCTCCCAGATGGATTCGAGCTTT TGAAAAGGAAGATGGTGCGAAGGTAGTGAGAGTAGAGAACTTTGAGAACCCTTACAAACACCAAGACAACTTCGACAAAAGGTTCAAGTTATCGCTCAACAAATTGTACGCGTGGAACCTGGTGGAGTACGATAGGGTCGTCATGTTGGATGCAGACAATCTTTTTCTCCAGAGAACCGATGAATTGTTTCAGTGTGGACAATTTTGTGCTGTCTTCATCAACCCTTGCGTCTTCCACACTGGTCTCTTCGTCCTCCag CCATCAAGTGCAGTGTTCAAGGACATGGTTCATGAATTACAAAATGGGAGAGAGAATCCAGATGGTGCAGACCAAGGTTTCATAGCTAGTTACTTCCCAGAGTTGCTTTATAGGCCAATGTTCCTTCCAAATCCAAATGGCTCCAAGCTTCAAGGAACTTATAGACTTCCTTTGGGTTATCAAATGGATGCTTCTTACTACT ATCTTAAACTTCGATGGAGCATACCCTGTGGACCAAACAGTGTGATCACGTTCCCAGGGGCACCGTGGTTGAAGCCGTGGTATTGGTGGTCATGGCCGGTGCTTCCATTAGGCCTCCAGTGGCATGAACAACGTCGTCAAACTTTGGG GTATGCTGCAGAGATGGCTGTGGTATTTATCCAATCTGCAATATATATCGGACTAATAGCGATGACTCGTTTGGCTAGGCCAAGCCTCTCGAAGCTCTGCTACCGGCGCTTCGATAAGAGTGTCATCGTCGTGCAAAGTATCCTCAAACTAGTGGCATTGTGGACAATCCTTGCTGCATACACAACACCTTTCTTCATCATCCCTCACACTATTCACCCTCTACTAGGCTGGGCCCTGTACATACTCAGTGTCTTTGCGCTATGCTCGATTGCGACTAATGCCTTTCTGCTACCAATGTTGCCTGTTGtgacgccgttgctggggatcgTTGGGTCCTTAATGGTCATGGCGTTTCCTTGGTATCCGGATGGCGTGGTGAGGGCCTTGTGTGTGTTTGCTTACGCTTTTTGTGCTGCGCCAGTTCTTTGGTCATGTATTGTGAGGATAATGGCTGGTCTTCAGGTATCTTTAGAAAGGGAAGCTTTTATGCCTAGATTAGGAGAATCTTCACCACCTTCTTGGTTTAACAAATTATATTGA